In Spodoptera frugiperda isolate SF20-4 chromosome 31, AGI-APGP_CSIRO_Sfru_2.0, whole genome shotgun sequence, the genomic window acgttttttaaaacagaaaaaaaatatagagatcaataaaatcaacagtaaaatataaaatattattataagacaatataaatatatttttatttacttaattttttcgaTACAGTGACCGATGCTAATTTCTCCTGATTCAAACTCTCTAACAGTGGCTACGATCATAGTATTCATTCTGATAGtttcaatttttttcttgatATAGGTCCGTCCATCATAACCCGGcgccaaaaaatattaatgtctCTTTTGATCGCGACCAGAAACTGTACTATATTTGGTTTCCGTTTCAATTTTTTGGCTATTCCGGCATTCCATGCTTCTACAGAATTATTAGTGCGATGATGTTCTTTATAGCAGTTGTATGTGTTTGCATAATCAGAATTGTTATCGAgccatgttttaataaaatagtcaTTAAATCTTGTTGCATCTTCAGTGTTTAAGCATTCAGCCATGATATATAACCAGGCATCTGATTGTGCATCAGTCGGTAAAAGTGGCAATGTACAACATCTCTTCACATGATCTTTTCCCAATTTCGACTTTGTTAGGCTCAACGTTTCTGCTTTTCGCCACAAACATCTCTTGAAATGAGTATAGCACCccacaatttttatatttggaAATTCTTGTTGCAAAGCTTGTATAAGAGGCTTTTCAAAATCACATGTGATGGTTTCTGGGTTCCACTCCGGTATTTGGCTTTTGATTAAACAAAATAGTGTTTCGTAAGTGTCAACTGTTTTATTGGGCAGCAGAGCATAAATAGTGGGAATAATGTTCGTATGATATTTCGTACTCCCAATATCGACATGAACGGTGAATAGCTGATAGAACTTCCTAACGCAAGTTTTAAACGTTCCATCACAGAAGTATCTCTTTGAATGTGCAATAATTCCTCTCATATTATGGTGGGCAAAAACGAGAATTCGTTGATTTCCGATGCGATCTGCAAGCAAGATATCTTGAAACTGCTCAGGTACAACTGTATTAGCCATATTATTGAATGATATGCATTGAACACCCAATGATTTGTTCCtttttctatataatttattttttacactttGGAAACGTGGGATATTTGCAACAAAATTGAGTCCTTTCTCTTCTATTCGCTCAATAGTATCAAAGTATAGACTTGAGACAAAAGCAGCTAGATTATGCTTTACTTGATCCTCGCAATCATTTAAATTCAATAGAATCTCGTTATTCGTCAAATCGCCTTCATGATTATGATCAGTTGCTTTTAATATAGTGGtgttattgaaatttaatttaagcaTACCTCGACAAGTTGACTTTTTCGAGCAACGCCACATAGAAGATCCGTCTTTATTTTTCCTTAGGTGAACATATTTATATCCATCTTTTAATAGAATTGGACGATTTCTTTGAGAATTgatgaatgaaaatgtatttctgtTAGCCAATGATGGGCCTGCGATTTCTTCTGTAGACATATTTGtctttacataaaacaataaataagatttttattggGATTAggcaatatttcaataaaacgtcTTGTTAGATTTCTTATTAAATAAGCATAACGTCATTTTATCAAATCAACGTATGACAGatacataaaagaaaacagCGCCTCTATCGGCAGACAACAAAAAAATAGAGAAAactactttataaaattatattttaacaatttcagCAAACCCGTTCTCAGCAGTAAGAAGTTTAGTGGCCGATGATGATtgtaacacaaaacattaatgTGCTTGACTATACTTTATCTTGAATTCGGGTAAAATGCGAAAATGTGTCCAGTTAGCgaaaacataaaagtaatttatttaagtttcacTATGTGGACACGAATAAAAATTTTAGCGTGTCCAGAtgacgaaataataatttgtactaATTCAGATTTTCACCAACTGGACACACGTGTGTCCGGTATCTTGTGTCCAGTTAGTGAATAACcccattacggcacgtaatgccactgtacaatgtacacccaattttcacctggtgagctattgccatatactgaacagaattccagtctccgtgctgCCACTGAGATAGTTTCTCGGCCAATGAAGCGATAGTATTTTGATTCACTTTAAAATCAAACCTGAAAATGTTACATTCAGGACCTATAAGGGAGTCAGATGAAAAAACTTTGCTATTAGAAAAATACGACAATGGTTTTATTCCTAGAAGCTTTCAGTATGCTTTTACTTAAAGTATAGCTCTTTCACATTTGCCGATATTAATCCTGGCGTTAGCATTTTTCCAAAATTCGGACATATATCAGAATCTCCCAACTTTGCACAACTAACGAGAATTTTAGCAATGGAAAAACCCAATAACTGCTAATCCGACCCGGGGCTCAGGGCTTAGCTATCATGCGTAAAACGGGAAACGGGGCAGCAGAAATTAATTTAGAGAAAATAATGTTGAactttgttgtaaaataaaacatcaataagAAATTCATTGAAGTTTTATATGATCAAGTCGGTTATTAAATA contains:
- the LOC126912947 gene encoding uncharacterized protein LOC126912947, translating into MSTEEIAGPSLANRNTFSFINSQRNRPILLKDGYKYVHLRKNKDGSSMWRCSKKSTCRGMLKLNFNNTTILKATDHNHEGDLTNNEILLNLNDCEDQVKHNLAAFVSSLYFDTIERIEEKGLNFVANIPRFQSVKNKLYRKRNKSLGVQCISFNNMANTVVPEQFQDILLADRIGNQRILVFAHHNMRGIIAHSKRYFCDGTFKTCVRKFYQLFTVHVDIGSTKYHTNIIPTIYALLPNKTVDTYETLFCLIKSQIPEWNPETITCDFEKPLIQALQQEFPNIKIVGCYTHFKRCLWRKAETLSLTKSKLGKDHVKRCCTLPLLPTDAQSDAWLYIMAECLNTEDATRFNDYFIKTWLDNNSDYANTYNCYKEHHRTNNSVEAWNAGIAKKLKRKPNIVQFLVAIKRDINIFWRRVMMDGPISRKKLKLSE